The window TGGCTTCGACCGGGAAACTCATATCCTTTGCGGGCTGCCAGGTGAAGGAGAAGGTCGCGTTGCCGAGGCCGTCCGTCTGGGCTTCGCCCAGTTCGCGCACGTCGCCGCTATAGGGCGCGTCGTTCGTGAAGGTGTATTCGGCCCATCCCTCGGGTTTCCAGGGCGCCTTCGCGAGGATGGCGGCCGCGCTGGCCTTCCGTTCGCGCGCCGGGCCACCCGAAAGCTGCGTCCCCGTCACCGTGACCGCGTGCTGGTCGCCGGGGAGCCAGAAGGGCGACCCCGGCTGCACCGCCACGCTGATCCGGTTGGGCACGAAGTCCTCCACGTTCACGGTTTGCGTCGCCAGGGCGGTGTCCGCCCCCGGGACCCACAGCTCCAGGCGGTAGGCGCCCGTGAGCCAGTCGCGCGCGGTTTCCACATCCGCGGTCCCGCTGCCCCAGGCCGAGAGGGTGTGCGTAAACTCGCGCACCTTGTCCTTCGGATCCACCACGCGGAGCTTCAGCGGCGCCCCCGCCAGCATGGACCCATCCGCCTGCCGCACCAGCCAGCGCACGTGCATCGGCTCGCCGGGGCGATAGAGATTGCGATCGGCGTAGAGGAATGCGTCGTAGCCGTCCCCCGTGTATCCCGGCATGGCGTAATCGAAACCCACGGAATCCTCGCCGCGCTCATTGAGCGCCAGGAAGGTATAGTCGTCGTCCGTCTCCACGATCACGGCGCGCGGGCGGCCCAGTTCGGGGTCCAGCCCGTCGATGCGCGCCACGCCGTCCTCGCCGGTTTGCGTTTCGCCGAGGGACTGGTGTTTCGCGGAATACAGCGTCACCTTCGCGCCGGCCAGCGGCGTCAGGTCCCAGAGATTGTGCGCGTACACGAGGAATTGGCCGTCCTGCCAGTGCGCCAGCACGCCGATATCCGTCCAGACGACGATCTTCGTGTTGTAGTAGTCGTAGCCCGGCGAAAGCGACAAGCCGAAGATGCCCTTGAGGCCTTCCGGCATAAAGTCCGCCACCGGCAGGGTCGTGTCGACGGTTGCGCCCGGCGCGTTGGGAAACTGGACTTCCCGCTCGTCCACCTTGCGACCGAAGTTGTAGCCGAAGGACCCCGGCGCCTTGCCCTCCTGGAAATCCTCCAGCGCGCGCGGCAGGTTCGAGGGGAACAGTTGATACAGCGTCACCTTGGCCTTTTTCACATTGCGCGCCTGAATCGTCAGCGGGCCCGCCTGACGGCGCGGGAAGTAGTAGAAGCCCTCGTGGGTAAATCCGATACCGCTGCGTTCCGGGGCCCGGCCCGCATTCCAGTGTATGGGTTGCGCGACGCCCATCCGGTCATCCCGGTCCACGAGGCCGGCGGCGATCGTAATCCGATAGGCTTGCTTCTCCACCCACTCCGCCACGAGATCCACGCCGCCGTAGGTACCCGGCCGTATTTCCAGGCCGTTCACCGCCGGGGTGACAGTGACATGTCCCTTCATGTCTTCCGGGTCAACCTGGGCGTTAAAGTAGAGCGTCAGCCGGGGGGACTCGACGCCGCGCGACTCCCAGTTGTGATAGTCGATACGGAGCGCGTCCCGCTTCAATGCGAGCGTGCCCGTAATGGCGGTCTGGGGGTAGAGCGGCGGCGCCAGGGTGAGGCCCGGCGTGTATGTGTAGCGCAGCGCCTTGTGGGCCGGCGCGGTACGCGGGAAGTGATAGACAAGTACATCCTTTTCGTCCGAGGAGGCCCGGGTCAGCGGCAGGGGATCCGTTTCACCTTCCGGGACTACCTTAAAATGGTCGAGAAAGCGCGAGGCGTCGACCGGGTAGGACACCTTAAGCGCGATCCGGTCGGTCTCCTCGTCGACGTGCTCCCAGGTGACATTGCTCAGCGCGAAATTACCCAGCGCGGGGAGGGTCGCTTCGAGCGCCGCCCGCGTCTGGAAGCGGCCAGTGTGATCGGTCAGGCCCGGGGACAGCGAGACGGTGTAGGGCGCGGTTTCCAGCGCGGGAACGGACACCAGGTGAGCGGACGAGGTTGCGCGTCGCGGGCTCGTGAAGTCCACGTTTGCGCCGTTCACATCCGTCACCGTCAGGTGGTCCTGGACCTGCTCCCACGCCACGGGCGCGGAAAAGCGCAGTTGAATGGTGGCGGTTTGTGGGGTAATCGGGCCGTATGAGACATTGTCCAGGGCGAGCGCGAAGTCCGTGAACTGCACCGGATCGGCGGGCTGTGGCGCGGGCGCGCCGTCCGTCCCCCGGAGCGCCGGCAGGAACACCGCGCGATAGCGCCCGGGCTTCCGATTCTGATCCGCCCGCACCGCCAGCGCGACGTGGTGGGTTCCCTGCGACCATTCGCCGGGGAGCGGGGGATCGAGGCCGATCAGCGTGTCCGCCGCCTCGACGGGCGCCAGGGGCGCGTCGAAATAGAAGACAATCCGGTCCGTGAAGAGTTCGCCGGGGAGGGGATAGGTCCCCACGAGCCTCGGGCCCGCGGGCGCATCTTGCGCCCCGACCGGCGCAGTGCAGGCCACCGCGATAAGGATTGCGGGAAGCAGCGCGCGGAAAAGAGAGGGATACGGTTTCATGGGTCGGACAGCTCCAGGGGTAAAAGGGTCAGATACGTACCGCGACTACCATTATATGCACATGAAGCCAGCCCCGTCACCGAGAAATTTTCGATCATGCGCCCGGCGGCGGCCCACGCTTGGACAAGGCATATAGTGCTCCTATACCGCGGGCGGGACACTCGGTTGCATGGGCGGGCGGGCGTCGAACAGCCTGTTCCGAAAACTTAAGGTTCAGCGTCACCACAACGGCCTCACACAAACCAGATTACAGCACACCCGAACAAGGAATCGGCAAAGGCTGGGAGCGCAGGCGTCCCCGCCTGCCAGGCGGCGAAGCCGCCGTCCATTTTCATCCTTAATGGGTAACGCGCCGCCCAATGAGCGGCTGTACCACGCGACCGGGAAGATCTTGAAAAAACGCGCCCCCGGGGGGGATCCCGGGGGCGCGCAGGCTTGATGGGTATCGGGGGCGGCTTAACGGTTGATCTTCACCGCCACGTAGCTCGAAACGCTGTCGATGCGGACGCGAAGCAATACGCTGCGCTCGGTCTTGGCCTGCTCCAGCGCCGCATTGAATTCGTCCACATTCGCCACGGGCTTGCGGTTGACTTCCTGGATCAGCGCGCCCTCGCGCAGGTTTGCAAAGGCCGCCGGAGAGTTCGGCTTCACCTCGGTGATGATCACGCCCGCCGCGCCTTCGTACCCGAAGCGCTCCGCGAGATCCTCGTTGAGATCCTGCACCGATACGCCCAGTTCGTCGCTCTTGCCCACGCCCTTTTCCACGGGGGCGGCGCTGGCCGAGAGATCGTCCGGGAAGGCCGCCACCGTGACGGTCTTGGTGATCTTCTCGCCGTTGCGCATGATTGTGAGTTCGGCGTTTTCGCCCGGCGCGATGATGGAGACGCGGCTCTTGAACGCGCCGGCGTCCGCGACGGGCTGTCCATTCAGCGCGACGATGACGTCGTCCCGTGCGACTCCGGCGGCGGCGGCGGGCGTATCCGGCATCACCTCGGCCACGAGCACGCCCTGGTCGACGCCTTCCCAGAACTGGGACATTTCCGGGTCCAGATTCTGTATCCGGATGCCGACGAAGCCGCGAACCACCTTTCCGTTCTTGATCAGCTGGTCGGTCACGTACTCGACCATGTTGATCGGAATGGCGAAACCGATGCCCATGTAGCCGCCGCTGCGGCTGAGGATGGCCGTATTCAGTCCGACGACTTCGCCATCGAGGTTCAGCAGGGGGCCGCCGGAGTTACCCGGATTGATGGCCGCGTCCGTCTGGATGAAATCGGCGAGGAAGCCCGCCCGCGGCAGGTTCACCTGGCTGCGTCCGCGCGCGCTCACGATGCCGGCCGTTACGCTGTGGCTCAGCCCGAAGGGGTTGCCAATGGCGAGCACCCACTCGCCCACGCGGAGCGTGTCGGAATTCCCGAGCTTCAGCGTCGGCAGGCCCTCGGCCTCGATCTTGACGACCGCGATCTCGGTTTCGGCGTCGCTGCCTACGACCGTCGCCTCGAACTCGCGCCCATCGCTCAGCGTCACCACGATATTGTCCGCGCCATCCACCACGTGGTGGTTGGTAATGATGTGTCCGTCCGGGCTGAATATGAAGCCACTGCCCTGGCCCACCGGCACCGGCATTCCCTCGCCCTGGCCCTCGCCGCTATCGGGTGCTTCCGGCATCGGATGGCCGGGAATCCCGAAAAAGCGCTCGAAGAAATCTTCCGGAAGCCCCCGGCCCGGCGCGCCCAGGGACATTCGGTTGCTCATGCGCTTTTCGATGCGGATAAACACCACCGCCGGGGACGTCTGCTCCGTGATGTCGGCGAAGGCGTTGCCCAGATTCTTCAGGGCGGTGATGGCGCCCGCTTCATCCTGGGCCGCCGCGTGGGGGGCCATAACGAACGGCGCGAGCGCGATCGCCAGTATGGCCGCCATGCCGGTGGCGCCGGTCCGTCTCTTCCTGGGGCTGAATATGAACATGTACGTCTCCTCTTGGTGTTATGGGAGCCAGTGTGACTCCACCGGCGCATGTTGTTCGTTATAACACAGACTGCCCGATTATTGATATGCCCTCAGGACCAGCGTTGCGCCGCATGGATTCAAACCGGCAATCGCAGGCGCCGGAGCCCTCCGAGGAGACACGCATGGAGTGTGCCAACTTTGGCTATGTATGCAAGTTGCTGCAATTAAACGGCTTGGGGGCGGAGTCGTATTCGCAGAACGTGGCGGGTGGACCGATATAGGGTGTTCCGTACCGCAGTCTGGGAATTTCGGATCAGGCGGGCTTGCCCGCCAGGCGGTAGCGGCCGCGCACCAGGTAGAACTGCACCGCCAGCCCGATCGCTATCAGGACCGGCATATACAGGAGCGGGACTCGCACGCCGTAGGCCTCGGCAATCAGCCCCACGCCCAGCGGGCCTATAAAGCTGCCCAGCCCCACGAAGAATTCGTTGATCGCGCTACGCTGGCGCCGTAGCGCGTAGCTGGCCATGCTGTAGTAGCTGCTGGAGAAGAACGCGGCTCCACTGAATGCGCCCACGACCATAAAGGCCAGGCTCATCGCGACGAGGCTCGTCGTGCTGCCGAGGACCCAGAAGGCCGCGGCCGACCCCACCTGCAGGCCGGCCAGGTAACGGAACCGATGCTGCCAGTGGCGCGTTTTGCCCATGCAGAAGAACACGGCCGCGCTCGTGGCGGCCAGTAGGAAGGCGATGGTCGCGTAGATGCTCGCGGGGTTCTGCGTCAAAAACGTGGGGGGCGTCGCTTCCGCAAAGAGCCTAAGCTCGTTGGCCGCCACCAGGTCGTCCACGCGCTTGGTGAAGATGAGGCGCGTCACGCCCACCAGCGCCCACGCCAGGCCATTGGCGATCCACGCGCCCATAAGAAATCGTTCACTGCGCTGCGCGTGGTCGGCCCATTCCGCTTCCGGCTCGTCCGCCAGCGTTGTGTAGTACTCTTCCTCCTGCGGCACGCCCCAGAGCAAGAGGAAACAGGCGAAGCCCATGGCCGCCAGCGCGATAAACGGCGCGTACGGGTGAAAATCGTACAGAAAGCCGCCCACGAGGGGACCCGCCGCCAGCCCCGAGCTCCAGGAGACATTGAAGCGGCCCATGAACCGCGCCCGGAGGTGCGGATCCGGGTTCGCGCCCAGCCAGCCGTGCAGGCTCGGCCATACAATCGACATGCCGACAATGGCCAGGACGCTCGCAACGCCAAAGCCGGCGACCCCGGGCCAGAGCAGGGCGGACGCGGACGCCGCGCAATAATACAGGGCGCCCCCGGCCGCAATCCGGAGGCTGTGCCGGTTGCGATTCATCCATCGGCTGATGGTAATGCACACCATGGCGTAGAGAATGGACTGCACCGACCCAATGACGCCCGGCACGGAAACCGACGCGTCCAGGTGGTCGTACAGATAGAATGGCATGGCGGTCAGCATGACCATGAGGGCGGCGTCCAGAATGAAGGCCGCGGCGCAGATGCGGAGATTGGGCAGGTCCATCGGGCGGTGCTCGGGTAGGTAAACCATGGGGGAATCGCGGCGGAAGTATACCTGAATAATCCGTGTGAAAGGTATTCACGGGGTTGCCGAATACAATATTGTCCCTTTATCATACTTCGCGACACGCTCATCGCGCCGCCTCTGATCGGGAAATGCAAAAGGACCGCCCGTGAGAATAGACGAAGAACGAATCAAGGCGATTGCCGGGAATCCGGCCGTCACCGTCCCCGCCGTACTGATTGCGTGCTGGATTACCATTCTCTTCCCGCCCGCGTCGTATCTGTCCATCGTGTTTCTGATGCTGGGCGCGGTCGCGCTGTCGCAGACCGGGAAGTACGGGTGGATCGTCTTGATCGTGTTGCTGCACCCCGTGCCCGTGTTCTTCGCCACGGGCCTCGCGGCCCACGCCTCGGGCGCGCCCTATATTCTGGTCAAACGTTCGGCCGACAGTCGCTTGCCACGGCTGGATTACACGACCCGTGGCGAAGTGCTGTCCGTGAAGTCCCGTTTCCCGTGGGGCGGCTGGATCCGGCTGTACCCCCACAATATCGCCATGCAGCTTTCCACCCGCGTGTTCGGGCTGCCCGAGGGCGCGTACGACGGCCCCTGCCCCGGACGGCGCCAGATCACCGCGGAACTGGCGAGCTGCAAGGATTTTCCGCTGGAAGAACTTCTCGCGGACCGGGTTATCGCCGGCGAAAAAACGATAGAGTTACAGCCCGGCACCGGCCAGCGCCTGATCGCGGGATTCCAGTTTACCGGATTGCCCCGGAAGTCCGACGAGTCGGAAGACAAGACCCTGGAGACCCGGTCGGCAGCATACCTGCTCGGCAACAAGTGCCTGATTCTGCTGCTGCGCGATGTCGGCGGGTGGGATCGGCGAGAGGTTGCGGTGCTCATCGACGCGGAGAAGGGTATGCCCTTCGCGTGCCATGATTTTGGTACACCGGCGCGAAATCCGGGCTTCTCGTACTACAGAGGTTGGCCGGAAGTCACTCCGGCGGGTTGAGGTTGCCCCGCTGGTGGTCGATTATGCTGTTTTCCAGGACGTTGCCCGTGATACGAATCGGTTTTTGGGCGTCCGTCTGATCCGCCACCACGATGGTTACGTTCTCGAAGACGTTACCGGACACCACCGCGTTGCCCGCGGTGATGTACAGCGGGAGCCGCGCGTTGCCCGCGTGGTTGTGGATGGTGTTCCCCGTGATGGCCGTCTCCGTGCCCCGGATATCCATCGCGCGGCCCAGTTTGCCGCCTGAATCCACGCGAACCACGTTGCCGTTGATTGCGTGGTGTTTCGAGTTGGCCCAGGACCGGAAGCCGATGTCGATATCCCCTTCCGGGGCCACGTGCAGCACGTTGTCCGACATGATGATATGGTTGCCCCGGTCCGATCCGAAGGCCACGTGGGTGCGTCCCGTGATTTCCGCGTAATTTCCGCGAATGATGCCCGGGCCCGTGAGGATTTCCACAACGTCCGAGTTCGCATTGCTCAGGAAGTTGTCCACCACGTGCATGTTGGGGCCTTCCAGCATGATCCCCAATCGCCGCGCGTTGATTACATGGCAGTTTCGGATGGTGATGTCGTGCGTGTCCGCGCCGCCTGGCCCGCCGGGATAGGTCCGGAAGGCCTTGATCCCGCAGAACTCGAAGCGCCCGTGGGACACGTTCGGGTCGCCCTCCCCCAGCGGGTTTTCATCGCGGTTCGCGTCGACGAGCAGATCGCGAATCGTGATATGGCCCACGCCGTCGCCGATGATCCGGATGACATTCGTCTCCTGGGCCGGCGCCTGGACCAGCTTCGTCGCCGCGCCGCGCCCCGCCAGGGTCACGTGGCTCCGCTCGATCAGCACGCCGCCCAGTTTGCCCTCGACGCGGCGGATATCAAACGTGCCCTCGGTCAGCTGGACGACGCCGCCCGCTTCCGGCAGCGCCGCGATCGCCGCGTTAATCTCCTCCTGGTCGCCCTCGCCATCGCAGACGAAGTCCGCGGCGGCTTTGGAGGATTCCGCGGCGTTGTGGGCGGCGACGAGGAACGTGGCGCCGGCGTGGGACTCCGCAAAGCCGGGCAGGGTGGCGAGGCAAGAGATGGACAGGGCGAGAAAAGCTGTTGTTATCCGCATTTGGCATTTCCTATTTGGGGCTTGGCGGCTTTAAGAAGTAGAACCACTCGACGTGCTTGAAGCGACATCGCTATCGAGCCTCGATGAGTTTAGGGCAACCTTTGGTCAAAACACGTTTTTTGACCACGGATGACACGGATAACACGGATAATGCGGAACGGAATTACTGCAGGGGACAACGTACGAATCCGGCGCATCATGATACTGATTGGTGACTGTTGAGGCATATTCTGGGTCAAACATCCGTGTTATCCGTGGTCAGAAATAGAATTGCCTGATTCTCCATGGGGATCGCTCAAGGCCAATTGATCTCAAACTTCGTGGTTTCACCAGCGTCCGTCGGATTCAGCCTGACTACAATTGCGCCGTCCTCGGTGACGGCGTCAAGCGGCGCACCCGACGCGATAGCGCGAACATCCGTTCCGGCCCATCGATTCGTCGGCCGCACGCGCAGTTCCAGAGTGTCGTTCCCGGCATACGTACCCGAGATGCCGCCCTTCCGAAATCGGTACGACAACTCTCGCCCGCGCCAGCGCAGCGTCTGTCCAAAACCCGCGTCCCACCACGAGTCCGGAACGCACGGCGCCAGCGCGAGAGAGCCATCCAGTCTATAGTCCACGCCCATCACGAAGCGCTGCACGATTCGAATCAAATTCGCCGGATACTCGCAGTATTTCTCGACGCCGAAGCCGCCTTCCGCATTGTACCGTTCGCGCCAGTAGTAGCCGCTGGCCTTACCGGTTTCGCAGACGGGCAGAATTGCCTCCACCAGCCCCGCGCCATCGCCCATCCTGGCCCGCGCCCAGCACTCGATATACCACACGCGCCCCATGGCCGCCAGGTCCATGCGATCATCGTGGCTGAACTCCCACGATTCGTACGTTTCGGGCCGGGTCGCGATACCGGTGGGCATGCCGCTGTACCGAAACTTCATCTCGTGCCGAAGTTGCGGCCAGAGCGTTGCGCGCTGCGCATTCGTTGCTACGCCGGTCGCAATCGCGGCCCAATCCGTGTCGGTCAAGCCGTGGCCAACAATCTTGCCGCGCTCCGGGTGGATATACTCGGCGAAGTGGTCGCCCGCCCAGAATTCCTGTTGGAAATGCGCTTCAATCTTGTCCGCCAGCGCGGCGTAGCGCTGCGCGGCGTCGTCGTTCCCGGCAATCTGGTTCAGGGCCGCGAGGCGGCGAAAGGCGTCCACCGCGTGGCCCTGGGTGACGCCATCGTACTCCACGCGGGTCGGGCGCTCTACGTAGTAGCCCGCGCCGCCGACCGCCCCCTCTGGCGTGATCAT is drawn from Candidatus Hydrogenedentota bacterium and contains these coding sequences:
- a CDS encoding Do family serine endopeptidase, producing MAAILAIALAPFVMAPHAAAQDEAGAITALKNLGNAFADITEQTSPAVVFIRIEKRMSNRMSLGAPGRGLPEDFFERFFGIPGHPMPEAPDSGEGQGEGMPVPVGQGSGFIFSPDGHIITNHHVVDGADNIVVTLSDGREFEATVVGSDAETEIAVVKIEAEGLPTLKLGNSDTLRVGEWVLAIGNPFGLSHSVTAGIVSARGRSQVNLPRAGFLADFIQTDAAINPGNSGGPLLNLDGEVVGLNTAILSRSGGYMGIGFAIPINMVEYVTDQLIKNGKVVRGFVGIRIQNLDPEMSQFWEGVDQGVLVAEVMPDTPAAAAGVARDDVIVALNGQPVADAGAFKSRVSIIAPGENAELTIMRNGEKITKTVTVAAFPDDLSASAAPVEKGVGKSDELGVSVQDLNEDLAERFGYEGAAGVIITEVKPNSPAAFANLREGALIQEVNRKPVANVDEFNAALEQAKTERSVLLRVRIDSVSSYVAVKINR
- a CDS encoding MFS transporter; amino-acid sequence: MVYLPEHRPMDLPNLRICAAAFILDAALMVMLTAMPFYLYDHLDASVSVPGVIGSVQSILYAMVCITISRWMNRNRHSLRIAAGGALYYCAASASALLWPGVAGFGVASVLAIVGMSIVWPSLHGWLGANPDPHLRARFMGRFNVSWSSGLAAGPLVGGFLYDFHPYAPFIALAAMGFACFLLLWGVPQEEEYYTTLADEPEAEWADHAQRSERFLMGAWIANGLAWALVGVTRLIFTKRVDDLVAANELRLFAEATPPTFLTQNPASIYATIAFLLAATSAAVFFCMGKTRHWQHRFRYLAGLQVGSAAAFWVLGSTTSLVAMSLAFMVVGAFSGAAFFSSSYYSMASYALRRQRSAINEFFVGLGSFIGPLGVGLIAEAYGVRVPLLYMPVLIAIGLAVQFYLVRGRYRLAGKPA
- a CDS encoding right-handed parallel beta-helix repeat-containing protein; this encodes MRITTAFLALSISCLATLPGFAESHAGATFLVAAHNAAESSKAAADFVCDGEGDQEEINAAIAALPEAGGVVQLTEGTFDIRRVEGKLGGVLIERSHVTLAGRGAATKLVQAPAQETNVIRIIGDGVGHITIRDLLVDANRDENPLGEGDPNVSHGRFEFCGIKAFRTYPGGPGGADTHDITIRNCHVINARRLGIMLEGPNMHVVDNFLSNANSDVVEILTGPGIIRGNYAEITGRTHVAFGSDRGNHIIMSDNVLHVAPEGDIDIGFRSWANSKHHAINGNVVRVDSGGKLGRAMDIRGTETAITGNTIHNHAGNARLPLYITAGNAVVSGNVFENVTIVVADQTDAQKPIRITGNVLENSIIDHQRGNLNPPE